A part of Clostridium novyi genomic DNA contains:
- a CDS encoding ATPase, whose amino-acid sequence MALEAIKEIQSSEEEAMEIIKLAQLQSNEIIKKTYKQADDEYRNIINKSKKEAKEILDEAIKDAKNKCIPILNQGKQDIEGIKNISGKKIEKAVNLVIERIVNINGNS is encoded by the coding sequence TTGGCATTAGAAGCTATCAAAGAAATACAATCTTCTGAGGAAGAAGCTATGGAAATTATAAAATTAGCACAATTACAAAGTAATGAAATTATAAAAAAGACTTACAAACAAGCAGATGATGAATATAGAAATATTATAAATAAATCTAAAAAAGAAGCAAAGGAAATTTTAGATGAGGCTATTAAAGATGCAAAAAACAAATGCATACCAATATTGAATCAAGGAAAACAAGATATTGAAGGTATAAAAAATATTTCAGGTAAAAAAATAGAAAAGGCAGTAAATTTAGTAATTGAGAGGATAGTGAATATCAATGGCAATAGTTAA
- a CDS encoding B12-binding domain-containing radical SAM protein, protein MEKLKVLLVGINSKYIHSNLAIRYLRAYTKELDYDCNIREFSINDRGERILKEIINEKPNIIAFSCYIWNIELVRELANLIKLVNSDIKIIFGGPEVSFDGRDFLESTPGEYVIEGEGEETFKEVMKFEINNINNKILQKNLKSFDELKQIKGLFYKIEDNVFYNGKKENMDINEVIFPYEEDDNLENKIVYYEASRGCPYGCKYCLSSVDKNLRFRNIDKVKQELKYFIDKKVRLVKFVDRTFNANEKFAIDIWRFLAEQDTDTKFHFEISANILTKGQMEILSKSPKGRLQFEVGVQTTNNNILKNINRHVNFENIQEKVEEVQKLHNISQHLDLIAGLPGENMESFIHSFNDVYAIRPEEIQLGFLKLLKGSPMLSEKDKWGMKYSPYPPYEILSTKDISYYELLILKKVEAMVDKYYNSGKFNTILNYFESKFDTPFKFYYELGEFFEEKGYFDRNISGTDYYKVFLEFNSEKLKKDNEVLNDIVKYDYLKYNKKNWLPKFLERSIDKKLDKDIKDKIINENPKINKNKLYLHQFNINVNHFINNNEVIRKNTYLVFDGEDENNIIDITNEI, encoded by the coding sequence ATGGAAAAATTGAAAGTATTACTGGTGGGGATAAACTCTAAATATATACATTCCAATTTAGCTATTAGATATTTAAGAGCATATACTAAAGAGTTAGATTATGATTGCAATATTAGAGAATTTTCTATTAATGATAGAGGTGAAAGAATATTAAAGGAAATAATAAATGAAAAGCCTAATATTATAGCTTTTTCATGTTATATATGGAATATAGAACTTGTAAGAGAACTTGCAAATTTAATAAAGTTAGTTAATAGTGATATAAAAATAATTTTTGGAGGACCAGAAGTAAGTTTTGATGGAAGAGATTTCTTAGAGTCAACTCCTGGAGAGTATGTAATTGAGGGAGAAGGAGAAGAAACTTTTAAAGAAGTTATGAAATTCGAAATTAATAATATAAATAATAAAATATTACAGAAAAATCTAAAAAGTTTTGATGAATTAAAACAGATAAAAGGGTTATTTTATAAGATTGAGGATAATGTATTTTATAATGGTAAAAAAGAAAATATGGATATAAATGAAGTTATATTTCCTTATGAAGAAGATGATAATTTAGAAAATAAAATAGTTTATTATGAAGCCTCAAGAGGTTGTCCTTATGGATGTAAATATTGTTTGTCTTCTGTAGATAAAAATCTTAGATTTAGAAATATAGATAAAGTAAAGCAAGAATTAAAATATTTTATAGATAAAAAAGTTAGACTGGTAAAATTTGTAGATAGAACTTTTAATGCTAATGAAAAATTTGCAATAGATATATGGAGATTTCTAGCTGAACAAGATACAGATACTAAATTTCATTTTGAAATATCTGCAAATATATTAACTAAAGGTCAGATGGAAATATTATCAAAGTCACCAAAAGGAAGGTTGCAATTTGAAGTAGGTGTGCAAACAACAAATAATAATATTTTAAAAAATATAAATAGACATGTAAATTTTGAAAATATTCAAGAAAAGGTAGAAGAAGTACAAAAATTACATAATATAAGTCAACATTTAGACTTGATAGCAGGTCTTCCTGGAGAAAATATGGAGTCTTTTATACATTCATTTAATGATGTTTATGCAATTAGACCAGAAGAAATACAATTAGGATTCTTAAAGTTGCTAAAAGGATCACCTATGTTATCAGAAAAAGATAAATGGGGAATGAAATATTCACCATATCCGCCTTATGAAATTTTAAGTACAAAAGATATTAGTTATTATGAATTGTTAATATTAAAGAAAGTAGAAGCTATGGTTGATAAATATTATAATTCAGGAAAATTTAATACTATATTGAATTATTTTGAATCGAAATTTGATACTCCATTTAAGTTTTATTATGAATTAGGAGAGTTTTTTGAAGAAAAAGGATACTTTGATAGGAATATTTCAGGAACTGACTATTATAAGGTATTTTTAGAGTTTAACAGTGAAAAACTAAAAAAGGATAATGAAGTCTTAAATGATATAGTAAAATATGATTATCTTAAATATAATAAAAAAAATTGGTTGCCTAAATTTTTAGAAAGAAGTATTGATAAAAAGTTAGATAAAGATATTAAGGACAAAATTATAAATGAAAATCCTAAAATAAATAAAAATAAATTATATCTTCATCAGTTTAATATAAATGTTAATCATTTTATAAATAATAATGAGGTAATAAGAAAAAATACCTATTTAGTATTTGATGGTGAAGATGAAAACAATATTATTGATATAACTAATGAAATATAA
- a CDS encoding zinc dependent phospholipase C family protein, whose protein sequence is MKTLMERAFGKTARGFMGAVNPIKKVIIKTQCITHKYINNKALQLLKNQGYMHEYRCLKNYITDINAGVTWADQDMKSINHFYHFNEKKGLYGFSNALEECRKYYRLSLKYLDLGELHKSMFYLGASCHLLQDVTVPQHVNNRLLKKHRDFELWIIKQILIGYNFETQRDIKRYKNIDEYIQKNALVANKVYFRYNGIRSKEEKYMNVACAIIEEAQVTTAGLMIDYCEKFDKTTSLFR, encoded by the coding sequence ATGAAAACATTAATGGAGAGAGCTTTTGGAAAAACGGCAAGAGGATTTATGGGGGCTGTTAATCCAATAAAAAAAGTAATTATTAAAACACAATGTATTACACATAAATATATAAATAATAAGGCATTACAATTATTAAAAAATCAAGGATATATGCATGAATATAGATGCTTAAAAAATTATATAACTGATATAAATGCAGGAGTTACTTGGGCAGATCAAGATATGAAAAGTATAAATCACTTTTATCATTTTAATGAAAAAAAGGGGTTGTATGGTTTTTCAAATGCATTGGAAGAATGCAGAAAATACTATAGATTATCTTTAAAGTATTTAGACTTAGGAGAGCTTCATAAAAGTATGTTTTATCTAGGTGCTTCATGTCATCTGTTACAAGATGTAACGGTGCCTCAACATGTGAACAATAGGCTTCTAAAAAAACATAGGGATTTTGAGTTATGGATAATAAAACAAATATTGATTGGATATAATTTTGAAACTCAAAGGGACATTAAAAGATATAAAAATATAGATGAATATATACAAAAAAATGCATTAGTTGCAAATAAAGTATATTTTAGGTATAATGGTATTAGAAGTAAAGAAGAAAAATATATGAATGTTGCTTGTGCAATAATAGAAGAAGCACAAGTAACTACAGCAGGACTTATGATAGATTATTGTGAAAAATTTGATAAAACAACTTCATTATTTAGATGA
- a CDS encoding dicarboxylate/amino acid:cation symporter: MQTKLKKIFCNLGVWIIISMILGIIVGSLLGQKASIFAPLGDVFMQLIKMVVIPLVATSIISGAASIGNSKSAGKMGLATFTYYLGSTAIAVTLGLLFGEIFKPGMGIDKTAVTSMFSLQYANKGGMPGFWETIKGIIPINPFESLVQGNILAILFFSLFFGFGIASLKDNRKDTVISFFSGVTEALVYVITKVMYVAPIGVFALMADATGSFGNKVLFLVAKLLIIFILALLVHTFGVYGGCIKLFSKTSPIKFFKKIYEAQLLALSTASSMATLPVSMEICEKELGVAKETTSFVLPLGATINMNGNAIYYALASCFFAQMFGIDLGLHQYIAIIFTSTIGSIGQAGVPGPSLLVVAVLISAGIPVEGLPILIAVDRIFDMLRTTVNITGDASCAVIVDGIGKSK, encoded by the coding sequence TTGCAAACAAAATTGAAAAAAATTTTTTGTAATTTAGGTGTTTGGATTATTATTTCAATGATACTTGGTATTATAGTGGGATCATTATTAGGTCAAAAGGCTTCTATATTCGCTCCCCTTGGAGATGTATTTATGCAACTTATTAAAATGGTTGTTATACCTTTAGTTGCTACTTCTATTATATCTGGAGCCGCTTCTATTGGAAATTCAAAATCAGCTGGAAAAATGGGTCTTGCTACCTTCACCTACTATTTAGGTTCAACAGCAATAGCAGTTACCTTAGGATTATTATTTGGAGAAATTTTCAAACCTGGTATGGGTATTGATAAAACTGCTGTAACATCTATGTTTTCACTTCAATATGCTAATAAAGGTGGCATGCCAGGATTTTGGGAAACTATAAAAGGTATTATTCCAATAAATCCTTTTGAGTCTTTGGTTCAAGGAAATATACTTGCTATATTGTTCTTTAGCTTATTTTTTGGCTTCGGCATTGCATCTTTAAAGGATAATCGTAAAGATACTGTAATATCTTTTTTTAGTGGAGTAACAGAGGCTCTTGTATATGTAATAACTAAAGTTATGTATGTAGCCCCTATTGGAGTTTTTGCATTAATGGCTGATGCTACAGGAAGTTTTGGAAATAAGGTACTTTTTTTAGTAGCAAAACTTTTAATTATTTTCATACTAGCCTTACTAGTTCATACATTTGGAGTTTATGGTGGATGTATAAAATTATTTTCTAAAACATCACCTATTAAGTTTTTTAAGAAAATATATGAAGCTCAATTATTAGCGTTATCAACAGCATCTTCTATGGCAACACTTCCAGTAAGTATGGAAATATGCGAAAAAGAATTAGGAGTAGCAAAAGAAACAACATCCTTCGTTCTTCCTTTAGGCGCTACTATTAACATGAATGGTAATGCAATATATTATGCTCTTGCTTCTTGTTTCTTCGCTCAAATGTTTGGAATTGATTTAGGGTTACATCAATATATAGCTATTATATTTACATCAACTATTGGTTCTATTGGACAAGCTGGTGTTCCTGGACCTTCTCTTTTAGTTGTTGCAGTATTAATATCTGCTGGAATCCCTGTTGAAGGACTTCCAATATTAATAGCAGTAGATAGAATATTTGATATGTTAAGAACAACTGTTAATATAACTGGTGATGCATCTTGTGCAGTTATCGTTGATGGTATTGGAAAATCAAAATAA
- the spoVB gene encoding stage V sporulation protein B: MNNNKFLKNSILLTLSNSTTGILKFVFSIILSRELGAEGMGLYALIMPIYDLFCCLVCGGMITALSTHASSFYAKSDCKNLHKCIHITIVFDLIWTIFIAIFVSLNSNYIGLKIIKDSRSIHSLVLICIALIFVALSSIIKGYFYGISNVTTPSIIDILEKFIRIIVTILVIKMLPVKEIEYTVTAVYAALAAGEFVSFLLLYIFYRHSKAKDFSNHCKDYPMEASPQLLFDILFMAVPLCINGFLTTAISTVSTLILPRRLLLAGFSHTTSLGMIGKFSGMALTIIFFPLVVITSMSIVLIPDIAETLERKDYMLLEERLKQVIKISFLIGISTLIICFSISTSLGKLFFAREDLGTYIKFAAISAPFAYVSSTTFSILNGLGKQVVLLKNSLIVAIEELVLLYVLTSIPSINILGYGLSLLITSITSLIMNMHEIKKKCYMEFSLGNIIIDILLSLLIYFIINIMNNLIPNTLFKLKISTITILGFVLFFSINFILDKTIKNN, encoded by the coding sequence ATGAATAATAATAAATTTCTAAAAAACTCCATACTATTGACTCTCTCAAACTCTACAACAGGAATTTTGAAATTTGTTTTTTCTATAATACTTTCTAGAGAACTTGGTGCAGAAGGAATGGGTCTTTATGCTCTTATAATGCCCATATATGATCTTTTTTGTTGTTTAGTTTGTGGTGGTATGATAACTGCACTTTCAACACACGCCTCCTCATTTTATGCCAAAAGCGACTGTAAAAATCTTCATAAATGTATACACATAACTATAGTATTTGATTTAATTTGGACTATTTTTATTGCTATTTTTGTTTCTTTAAACTCAAATTACATAGGTCTAAAAATAATAAAAGATTCAAGAAGTATACATAGTTTAGTGTTAATATGTATAGCTCTAATATTTGTAGCACTCTCATCCATTATCAAAGGATATTTTTATGGTATATCTAATGTGACTACCCCTTCTATAATAGATATATTAGAAAAGTTTATAAGAATAATCGTTACTATTTTAGTAATTAAAATGTTACCAGTAAAAGAAATAGAATATACCGTAACAGCAGTATATGCTGCTTTAGCTGCTGGGGAATTTGTAAGCTTCCTATTATTATATATATTCTATAGACATAGTAAAGCTAAAGATTTTTCAAATCATTGCAAAGATTATCCAATGGAGGCTAGTCCTCAATTATTGTTTGATATATTATTCATGGCTGTCCCCCTTTGTATAAATGGATTTCTTACAACAGCCATATCTACAGTATCAACTCTTATACTTCCAAGGCGACTTTTACTTGCAGGATTTAGCCACACTACTTCTTTAGGAATGATAGGGAAATTTTCAGGAATGGCTCTTACAATAATCTTTTTCCCTCTTGTAGTTATAACATCTATGTCTATAGTACTTATTCCTGATATTGCTGAGACTCTAGAAAGAAAAGACTATATGCTTTTAGAAGAAAGATTGAAACAAGTTATCAAAATTTCTTTTTTAATTGGAATTTCTACTTTAATTATTTGTTTTAGTATATCAACCTCTTTAGGAAAACTTTTCTTTGCGCGTGAGGATCTTGGAACATATATTAAATTTGCAGCAATATCTGCACCATTTGCTTATGTATCTTCAACAACTTTTAGTATTTTAAACGGTCTTGGAAAACAAGTTGTTTTACTTAAAAATTCTTTAATTGTAGCCATTGAAGAATTAGTTCTTTTATACGTTTTAACCTCTATACCTAGTATAAATATTTTAGGATATGGTCTTAGTTTATTAATAACTTCTATAACTAGTTTAATTATGAACATGCATGAAATAAAGAAAAAATGTTATATGGAATTTTCTTTAGGGAATATCATTATAGATATTTTACTAAGTTTATTGATCTACTTTATAATTAATATAATGAATAACTTAATACCAAATACCTTATTTAAATTAAAAATTTCAACTATAACCATATTAGGATTTGTATTATTCTTTTCTATTAATTTTATATTAGATAAAACCATAAAAAACAACTAA
- a CDS encoding putative polysaccharide biosynthesis protein, whose product MRKQSTTKGFAILSAAGIIVKLLSLLYIPFLKKIITLNGYGIYGASYKIYVWIYVLANSGIPVAISKLVSEYMALEHYKDAIKSFKIARFMMLIIGTVMSLFMFIFASSLANAIGYPNAKLSIMALAPTIFFTSIVSVYRGYFQGRGNMSPTAISQILEQIINTIFTLVFAAVFMKYGLDAGCAGGTLGTSLGALIAALYLIVVYEKNKVIKVPRGYKYEDKSRHTNKQLFKRILDYGLPLVVCVGLQYSGDIIDLGIVKRRLLHSGLTDILSNEKWALFNMYRTLLSVPITMVSALAATVLPAISSAYSIKDKNGVKNKVNYAFRFCFLVAVPSAIGLAVLNDGVFQLLFRESQGGVFLLYGSVVLILNAIVLIQTSILQSIGKLYASTLFMVAGVIGKIITNYVLVGIPAINILGAIFGNMVFFLIPLILNYMLINKVLKIRVDLYVHFIKPFLASVIMGVVVFGTYISIKVLLFRLQVLGYMNDAISTIVAVLIGMIVYLYGLLLVGGITKDDMNELPTKITKLMPKSLLTKIK is encoded by the coding sequence ATGAGGAAACAATCAACCACTAAAGGGTTTGCCATATTATCAGCAGCTGGGATAATTGTAAAACTCTTATCCCTTTTATATATACCTTTTTTAAAGAAAATAATAACTTTAAATGGATATGGTATATATGGTGCATCTTATAAAATATATGTATGGATATATGTTCTTGCAAATTCAGGCATCCCTGTTGCTATATCTAAATTAGTATCTGAATATATGGCTTTAGAACATTATAAAGATGCCATAAAAAGTTTTAAGATAGCAAGATTTATGATGCTTATTATAGGGACTGTAATGAGTTTGTTTATGTTTATATTTGCATCATCATTAGCAAATGCTATAGGTTATCCTAATGCAAAATTATCTATAATGGCTCTTGCACCTACTATATTTTTTACATCAATTGTATCAGTTTATAGAGGTTATTTTCAAGGAAGAGGGAATATGTCACCTACAGCTATATCACAGATTTTAGAACAAATAATAAATACTATATTTACATTAGTGTTTGCAGCAGTATTTATGAAATATGGATTAGATGCTGGATGTGCAGGAGGTACTCTAGGGACTTCTCTTGGAGCACTTATTGCGGCATTATATCTTATAGTTGTGTATGAAAAAAATAAAGTAATTAAAGTTCCAAGAGGATATAAATATGAAGATAAAAGTAGACATACAAATAAGCAATTATTTAAAAGAATACTTGACTACGGACTTCCGCTAGTTGTATGTGTGGGACTTCAGTATTCAGGGGATATAATTGACCTTGGAATAGTTAAAAGAAGACTTCTTCATTCTGGATTAACAGATATTTTAAGTAATGAAAAGTGGGCTTTATTTAATATGTATAGAACTCTTTTAAGTGTTCCAATAACTATGGTATCAGCTCTTGCAGCAACTGTTCTTCCAGCAATATCTAGTGCATATTCAATAAAGGACAAAAATGGTGTAAAAAACAAAGTGAACTATGCCTTTAGATTTTGCTTCTTAGTTGCAGTACCATCTGCTATAGGACTTGCAGTATTAAATGATGGGGTGTTTCAATTATTATTTAGAGAATCGCAAGGTGGAGTATTCTTGCTTTATGGTTCAGTTGTATTAATATTAAATGCAATTGTTTTGATACAAACATCAATATTACAAAGTATTGGGAAATTGTATGCATCTACTTTATTTATGGTAGCAGGTGTAATAGGAAAGATAATTACAAACTACGTATTAGTAGGAATTCCTGCAATAAATATACTTGGAGCTATATTTGGAAATATGGTATTTTTCTTAATTCCTTTAATTCTTAATTATATGCTTATAAATAAGGTGCTTAAAATTAGGGTTGATTTATATGTTCATTTTATAAAACCATTTTTAGCATCTGTAATAATGGGGGTAGTGGTTTTTGGAACATATATTTCTATAAAAGTATTATTATTTAGATTACAAGTTTTAGGATATATGAATGATGCTATATCTACAATTGTAGCAGTATTAATTGGTATGATTGTATATTTATATGGACTTTTATTAGTAGGAGGAATAACCAAGGATGATATGAATGAGCTTCCTACTAAGATAACAAAGTTAATGCCAAAATCTCTTTTAACGAAAATAAAATAA
- a CDS encoding RluA family pseudouridine synthase, with translation MRIEIGPNESGQRLDKFCRKWLEDVPLGAIFKALRKGDIRVNGKKAKQNYFLQEEDIIETKYIETYKQNKKDIPKKFQEVDFSSIKISYEDENILIIEKWPGVLVHSDKKNGEPTLTDYVLSYLFQKGDYDPQKEVTFTPAPCNRLDRNTSGMVIFGKNFKTLKILNAMIRERKIKKYYNALVKGKIKEGYYEAYILKDQVNNISEIHKEEKQNSKRIAMEVKVIDTVGTFSFLELDLLTGRSHQLRAHLAYLGNPIIGDDKYGDKKLNSFFNNKYGLDFQFLYAYKLIFKDCPNELAYMENKIITESLPPIFKKVKKDVLKF, from the coding sequence ATGCGAATTGAGATAGGACCAAATGAATCGGGACAAAGATTAGATAAATTTTGTAGAAAATGGTTAGAAGATGTGCCACTAGGAGCAATATTTAAGGCTCTTAGAAAAGGAGATATAAGAGTTAATGGAAAAAAAGCTAAACAAAATTATTTTCTTCAAGAAGAAGATATAATAGAAACAAAATATATTGAAACATATAAACAAAACAAAAAAGATATACCTAAGAAATTTCAAGAAGTAGATTTTAGTTCAATAAAAATAAGTTATGAAGATGAAAACATTCTTATTATTGAAAAATGGCCGGGAGTTTTAGTTCATTCAGATAAGAAAAATGGAGAACCTACTCTCACTGATTATGTATTATCATATTTATTTCAAAAAGGGGATTATGATCCACAAAAGGAAGTTACATTTACACCAGCACCTTGTAATAGATTAGATAGAAATACATCAGGTATGGTTATTTTTGGAAAAAACTTTAAAACGTTGAAGATTTTAAATGCAATGATTAGAGAAAGAAAAATAAAAAAATACTATAATGCTTTAGTAAAAGGAAAAATAAAAGAAGGTTATTATGAAGCTTACATATTAAAAGATCAAGTAAATAATATATCAGAAATTCATAAAGAGGAAAAACAAAATTCTAAAAGAATTGCCATGGAAGTTAAAGTTATAGATACTGTTGGAACTTTTTCATTTTTAGAATTAGACTTATTAACTGGTAGAAGTCATCAACTTAGAGCTCATTTAGCTTATCTTGGAAATCCAATAATAGGTGATGATAAATATGGTGATAAGAAGCTAAATAGTTTTTTTAATAATAAATATGGCTTAGATTTTCAATTTTTATATGCATATAAATTAATATTTAAAGACTGTCCAAATGAACTTGCTTATATGGAAAATAAAATTATAACAGAATCATTACCTCCAATATTTAAAAAGGTAAAGAAAGATGTTTTGAAATTTTAG
- a CDS encoding M20 metallopeptidase family protein produces the protein MQILKKISEIENELMSIRRDFHMNPELDFDLPRTIGKIEEFLQKEGIEYIKTSKNGICAIIKGNGDKTIGIRADMDALPMEDKKNCEYSSKIKGKMHACGHDVHTTILLGVGKVLNSIRSELKGNVKLFFEPAEETTGGAIHMINEGILENPSVDAIIGLHVEPNIEVGMIGIKRDVVNAASNPFNIKIMGKGGHGAYPHSTIDPIVISANVITALQNIVSREIAPTDPAVITIGSIHGGTAQNIIPEEVKVSGIMRTMTQEHREYVKKRLVEVVKGITESMRGKCEIEIQESYPCLYNDDSVVDILENSAKTIIGDKNIIKLQKPTMGVESFAYFSMERPSAFYYLGTGNKKRQLNYPLHSNYFDVDEKCISIGVGIQCATAIKFLNK, from the coding sequence ATGCAAATATTAAAAAAAATAAGTGAAATAGAGAATGAGTTAATGAGTATAAGAAGAGATTTTCATATGAATCCAGAACTAGATTTTGATCTTCCAAGAACTATAGGAAAAATAGAAGAGTTTTTACAAAAGGAAGGTATAGAATATATTAAGACATCTAAAAATGGAATTTGTGCTATTATAAAAGGAAATGGAGATAAAACAATAGGTATAAGAGCTGATATGGATGCTTTACCTATGGAAGATAAGAAAAACTGTGAGTATTCATCTAAGATAAAAGGGAAAATGCATGCTTGTGGGCATGATGTTCATACTACTATACTTTTAGGAGTTGGAAAAGTTTTAAATTCTATAAGAAGTGAACTTAAAGGTAATGTTAAATTATTTTTTGAACCAGCAGAAGAAACTACAGGTGGAGCTATTCATATGATTAATGAAGGAATTCTTGAAAATCCTTCGGTGGATGCAATAATTGGACTTCATGTAGAACCTAATATAGAGGTAGGTATGATAGGTATAAAAAGAGATGTTGTGAATGCAGCATCAAATCCATTTAATATAAAAATAATGGGTAAGGGTGGCCATGGAGCATATCCACATAGTACTATAGATCCAATAGTAATAAGTGCAAATGTAATAACAGCTCTTCAAAATATAGTTAGTAGAGAAATAGCTCCTACAGATCCAGCAGTAATAACAATTGGTTCAATACACGGAGGAACGGCTCAAAACATAATTCCAGAAGAAGTTAAAGTTTCAGGAATAATGAGAACTATGACACAAGAGCATAGAGAATATGTTAAAAAGAGATTAGTTGAAGTTGTTAAAGGAATAACTGAATCTATGAGAGGAAAGTGTGAAATAGAAATTCAAGAAAGCTATCCTTGTCTTTATAATGATGATAGTGTAGTGGATATTCTTGAGAATTCAGCAAAAACTATAATTGGAGATAAAAATATAATAAAATTACAAAAACCAACTATGGGTGTTGAAAGTTTTGCGTATTTCTCAATGGAAAGACCATCAGCATTTTATTATTTAGGAACTGGAAATAAAAAAAGACAATTAAATTATCCTCTTCATAGCAATTATTTTGATGTAGATGAGAAATGTATTTCTATTGGAGTTGGCATACAGTGTGCCACTGCAATAAAATTTTTAAATAAATAA